A stretch of Paenibacillus mucilaginosus 3016 DNA encodes these proteins:
- a CDS encoding SpoVR family protein, which yields MHTAQLQALEHSIAEITEMAVEEGLDFFPMRYEICPAEVLYSIGAYGMPTRFAHWSFGKAYQRMKSAYDHGLSVIYELVINSDPCYAFLLDRNTLLQNKLIVAHVLGHSDFFKNNAMFSRTDRGMVERMAVFADRMRIFEQAYGSEEVEKYLDAGLAIQEHIDPHERFGREGGFRETEGGTKDVIGFIASNSRMLEDWQREILYMLRGEMHYFWPQMETKILNEGWATFWHLRLLRRLALEEEEILEFAKMNAGVIQTAPGRVNPYHLGLRMLEYVERREGLEALFELRETESDVSFLRGYLSRDMVEEMDLFLFERQDRVYRVTDKETEKVRDTLIRERANGGFPYITAMDDDYQGRGELLLLHRYEGLELDRKYVDRTLPLVHRLWGKPVHLETRGENQRTVRYSCDGQRVAAG from the coding sequence TTGCATACGGCACAGCTGCAGGCATTGGAGCATTCCATTGCCGAAATCACCGAGATGGCGGTAGAGGAGGGGCTCGATTTCTTCCCCATGCGCTACGAGATCTGCCCGGCGGAGGTGCTGTACTCGATCGGCGCTTACGGCATGCCGACCCGCTTCGCCCACTGGAGCTTCGGGAAGGCGTACCAGCGGATGAAATCCGCTTACGACCACGGGCTGAGCGTGATCTACGAGCTCGTGATCAACTCCGATCCATGCTACGCGTTCCTGCTCGACCGCAATACGCTGCTGCAGAACAAGCTGATTGTGGCGCATGTGCTGGGTCACAGCGACTTTTTCAAAAACAATGCGATGTTCTCGCGCACCGACCGCGGAATGGTCGAACGGATGGCGGTGTTCGCAGACCGTATGCGGATCTTCGAGCAAGCCTACGGCAGTGAGGAGGTCGAGAAGTACCTTGACGCGGGGCTGGCCATCCAGGAGCATATCGACCCCCACGAGCGCTTCGGACGGGAGGGCGGCTTCCGGGAGACGGAGGGCGGCACGAAGGATGTGATCGGCTTCATCGCCTCGAACAGCCGGATGCTGGAGGATTGGCAGCGGGAGATTCTCTACATGCTGCGGGGCGAGATGCACTACTTCTGGCCCCAGATGGAGACGAAGATCCTGAACGAAGGGTGGGCCACCTTCTGGCACCTGCGGCTGCTGCGCCGCCTGGCGCTGGAGGAAGAGGAGATCCTGGAGTTCGCAAAGATGAACGCGGGCGTCATCCAGACGGCGCCGGGCCGGGTGAACCCGTATCATCTCGGCCTGCGGATGCTCGAGTACGTGGAACGGCGGGAGGGCCTGGAGGCGCTCTTCGAGCTGCGGGAGACGGAGTCCGATGTCTCCTTCCTGCGGGGGTATTTGAGCCGCGATATGGTGGAGGAGATGGACCTGTTCCTCTTCGAGCGGCAGGACCGGGTGTACCGGGTGACGGACAAGGAAACGGAGAAGGTGCGCGACACGCTGATCCGGGAGCGGGCGAACGGGGGCTTCCCTTACATCACGGCGATGGATGACGACTATCAGGGCCGAGGCGAACTGCTGCTGCTTCACCGGTACGAGGGGCTCGAGCTCGACCGCAAGTATGTGGACCGCACGCTGCCGCTGGTGCACCGGCTGTGGGGCAAGCCCGTGCATCTGGAGACACGCGGGGAGAATCAGCGCACGGTCCGGTACAGCTGCGACGGGCAGCGGGTTGCTGCCGGATAA
- the yhbH gene encoding sporulation protein YhbH, with product MQHPLFILSQEDWSLHRKGEQDQLRHQRKVKEALRDNLADLVSEESIITSQGDRIVKVPVRSMDEPRFRYDYSDKPRVGQGGGGTSVGDVIGQAGDGGQEAMPGQGREAGDLPGSDYYEAEITVDELAELVLEDLQLPKLKPKGAEDLTVPDVRFHDVRPKGLIGNVDKRRTLMQALKRQALSGQGGGFAPQPVFPSALAGSAAPADQQAGVRGLIRQEDMRFKTWEEFRKPQSSAVVFAMMDTSGSMGRFEKYLSRSFFFWMVRFLRTKYEDVRICFLAHDTEAKQVDEEAFFTKGQSGGTRCSSVYRLALELIEREYPPSLYNTYAFHFSDGDNLDSDNGATAELAKKLLESVHLLGYGEIRQYGQGGRLWETMNGIRHEAFSRSVLRDKSDVYRTLREFFREEAEG from the coding sequence ATGCAGCATCCGCTGTTTATCTTGTCGCAGGAAGACTGGTCTCTGCACCGCAAGGGCGAGCAGGATCAGCTGCGGCATCAGCGCAAGGTGAAGGAAGCGCTCCGCGACAACCTGGCCGATCTGGTCAGCGAGGAGTCGATCATCACCTCGCAGGGGGATCGGATCGTCAAGGTGCCGGTCCGCAGCATGGACGAGCCCCGTTTCCGTTACGATTACAGCGATAAGCCGCGCGTGGGGCAGGGCGGCGGCGGGACCTCCGTCGGCGATGTGATCGGACAGGCCGGGGACGGCGGCCAGGAGGCGATGCCGGGACAGGGGCGGGAGGCCGGCGACCTGCCCGGCAGCGACTATTACGAGGCGGAGATCACGGTGGACGAGCTGGCGGAGCTCGTGCTGGAGGATCTGCAGCTGCCGAAGCTGAAGCCGAAAGGGGCCGAGGACCTGACCGTGCCCGACGTGCGGTTCCACGACGTGCGGCCGAAGGGGCTGATCGGCAACGTGGACAAGCGGCGCACGCTGATGCAGGCCCTGAAGCGGCAGGCGCTCAGCGGGCAGGGGGGAGGCTTCGCCCCGCAGCCGGTCTTTCCATCCGCCCTGGCCGGCAGTGCGGCTCCTGCAGATCAGCAGGCCGGGGTACGGGGGCTGATCCGGCAGGAGGACATGCGGTTCAAGACCTGGGAGGAATTCCGCAAGCCCCAGAGCTCGGCCGTCGTCTTCGCGATGATGGACACCTCGGGCTCGATGGGCCGCTTCGAGAAGTACCTTTCGCGCAGCTTTTTTTTCTGGATGGTGCGGTTCCTGCGGACAAAGTACGAGGATGTGCGGATCTGCTTCCTCGCCCACGATACGGAGGCAAAGCAGGTGGACGAGGAGGCGTTCTTCACGAAGGGGCAGAGCGGAGGGACGCGGTGCTCCTCCGTGTACCGGCTCGCGCTGGAGTTGATCGAGCGGGAGTATCCGCCTTCACTCTACAACACGTATGCGTTTCACTTCTCGGACGGCGACAATCTCGACTCCGACAATGGGGCGACGGCCGAGCTTGCGAAGAAGCTGCTGGAGTCGGTCCACCTCCTCGGCTACGGGGAGATCCGGCAGTACGGGCAGGGCGGCCGGCTGTGGGAGACGATGAACGGGATCCGGCACGAGGCATTCTCGCGCTCCGTCCTTCGGGACAAAAGCGACGTGTACCGTACGCTGCGTGAGTTTTTCCGGGAAGAGGCGGAAGGCTGA
- a CDS encoding PrkA family serine protein kinase encodes MVFLDKLADFRVKEQGLHWEGTFVQYLEKVRERPEIAGLAHDRIYRMIEAAGIEEKEDGRREYKFFSSELFGLEDDLQTLVEEYFRPAAQRLDVRKRLLLLMGPVSGGKSTLVALLKQGLEKFSRTEAGAVYAIAGCPMQEEPLHLVPMELREDFRREFGMKVEGELCPVCRMRLETEYGGRAELMPVKRVLFSEVNRSGIGTFAPSDPKSQDIADLTGSIDFSTITQYGSESDPRAYRFDGELNKANRGLMEFQEMLKCDEKFLWNLLSLTQEGNFKAGRFALISADELIVAHTNETEYRTFIANKKNEALHSRMIVMRIPYNLKVTQEEKIYRKLIGQSNIHGVHIAPGALWTSAVFSVLSRLKESKKPGMDPLKKMYLYDGTEVEGTKNGDLQELRREFTDEGMSGVDPRYVINRISSALLKGDKSCINALDVLKSLKEGLDQHASITKEERERLLNFINLARKEFDHKARTEVQRAFVYSFEESAHTVMNNYLDNVEAYCNGFKLRDPITEEEREPDEKLMRSIEEGIGVTENQKRAFREEILIKISSLARRGKRFEYTSHERLKEAIEKKLFEDLRDVVKITTSAKTPDENQLKRINEVSGRLIEHHGYCAVCANELLKYVGSLLNR; translated from the coding sequence ATGGTATTTTTGGACAAGCTCGCGGATTTTCGGGTGAAAGAACAGGGTCTGCACTGGGAAGGGACCTTCGTACAGTATCTCGAGAAGGTCAGGGAGCGGCCGGAGATCGCCGGGCTCGCCCATGACCGGATCTACCGGATGATTGAAGCCGCGGGCATCGAGGAGAAGGAAGACGGACGCCGGGAGTACAAGTTCTTCAGCTCTGAGCTGTTCGGGCTCGAGGACGACCTGCAGACGCTCGTCGAAGAATACTTCCGCCCCGCCGCCCAGCGGCTCGATGTCCGCAAGCGGCTGCTGCTGCTGATGGGGCCGGTGAGCGGCGGGAAGTCGACGCTCGTGGCGCTGCTGAAGCAGGGGCTCGAGAAGTTCTCGCGTACGGAGGCCGGCGCCGTCTATGCGATCGCAGGGTGCCCGATGCAGGAGGAACCGCTGCATCTCGTGCCGATGGAGCTTCGCGAGGACTTCCGGCGCGAATTCGGCATGAAGGTCGAAGGCGAGCTGTGCCCCGTCTGCCGGATGCGGCTCGAGACGGAATACGGCGGCCGGGCGGAGCTCATGCCGGTGAAGCGGGTGCTGTTCTCTGAAGTGAACCGCTCCGGGATCGGCACGTTCGCCCCCTCCGATCCGAAGTCGCAGGATATCGCGGACCTGACGGGCTCGATCGATTTTTCGACCATTACGCAGTACGGCTCCGAATCCGACCCCCGTGCCTACCGCTTCGACGGCGAGCTCAACAAGGCGAACCGGGGACTGATGGAATTCCAGGAAATGCTGAAGTGCGACGAGAAGTTCCTGTGGAACCTCCTCTCGCTGACGCAGGAAGGCAACTTCAAGGCAGGCCGCTTCGCTCTCATCTCCGCCGACGAACTCATCGTCGCCCACACGAACGAAACCGAATACCGCACCTTCATCGCCAATAAGAAGAACGAAGCCCTCCACTCCCGCATGATCGTCATGCGCATCCCTTACAACCTTAAGGTCACCCAGGAAGAGAAAATCTACCGCAAGCTCATCGGTCAGTCGAACATCCACGGCGTGCATATCGCACCGGGCGCCCTCTGGACCTCCGCCGTCTTCAGCGTGCTCTCGCGCCTCAAGGAATCGAAGAAGCCCGGCATGGACCCGCTGAAGAAGATGTACCTCTACGACGGCACGGAAGTCGAAGGCACGAAGAACGGCGACCTGCAGGAGCTGCGGCGGGAATTCACGGACGAAGGCATGTCCGGCGTCGACCCCCGCTATGTCATCAACCGCATCTCCAGCGCCCTGCTCAAAGGGGACAAGTCCTGCATCAACGCGCTCGACGTGCTCAAATCGCTGAAGGAAGGGCTCGACCAGCATGCCTCGATCACCAAGGAGGAGCGGGAGCGGCTGCTGAACTTCATCAATCTCGCCCGCAAGGAATTCGACCACAAGGCGCGCACGGAGGTGCAGCGGGCCTTCGTCTATTCGTTCGAGGAGTCCGCGCACACGGTCATGAACAATTATCTCGACAATGTCGAGGCGTACTGCAACGGCTTCAAGCTGCGCGACCCGATCACGGAGGAGGAGCGGGAGCCCGACGAGAAGCTGATGCGGTCGATCGAAGAAGGGATCGGCGTCACCGAGAACCAGAAGAGAGCCTTTCGTGAGGAAATTCTCATCAAGATCTCCTCGCTCGCCCGGCGGGGCAAGAGGTTCGAGTACACGAGCCACGAGCGGCTGAAGGAGGCGATCGAGAAGAAGCTGTTCGAAGACCTGAGGGATGTGGTCAAAATCACCACCTCGGCGAAGACGCCGGACGAGAACCAGCTGAAGCGCATCAACGAAGTGTCGGGCAGGCTGATCGAGCATCACGGCTACTGCGCGGTCTGCGCCAACGAACTTCTGAAGTACGTAGGCAGCCTGCTCAACCGCTAG
- a CDS encoding ABA4-like family protein gives MYSWLFAAAGIAFPFWLLMILLPGWRVTRFLAERQVFPLFLAVLYTAGIGAAVAHYGLGFVQDFGSEDGVLRLLAMPDFALIVWIHILCFDQAIGHWIYRDYMADRFLPLPVLSVILFCTLMFGPFGWLVYTVLRALLRPART, from the coding sequence ATGTATTCATGGTTATTCGCCGCCGCGGGGATCGCCTTCCCGTTCTGGCTGCTGATGATCCTGCTGCCGGGGTGGCGCGTTACGAGATTCCTCGCGGAACGCCAGGTGTTCCCCCTCTTTCTGGCCGTGCTCTACACGGCCGGGATCGGGGCCGCCGTCGCGCACTACGGCCTCGGCTTCGTGCAGGACTTCGGCTCGGAGGATGGGGTGCTCCGCCTGCTGGCCATGCCGGATTTTGCCCTCATCGTATGGATTCATATCCTTTGCTTCGACCAGGCGATCGGCCACTGGATCTACCGGGACTACATGGCGGACCGGTTTCTACCCCTGCCCGTGCTGTCCGTGATCCTGTTCTGCACGCTGATGTTCGGTCCGTTCGGGTGGCTGGTTTACACCGTGCTGCGGGCGCTGCTCCGGCCGGCCCGTACTTGA
- a CDS encoding TetR/AcrR family transcriptional regulator, translating into MARESKREAIIDGAVGIFAELGYYKATTALVAKAAGVTQPYVFHFFKNKEELFMAVIERAMNRIYDTFAEVEAPADQLSESMGDAFMRILETHRDETLMVMQAYVIAEPEIRAYVRSRFAFIHDTLKAKYERAGLPPGEAGAAASQFIGMGLLITLSQVLELPDIVCFKDESS; encoded by the coding sequence TTGGCCCGCGAAAGCAAAAGAGAAGCGATCATCGACGGAGCCGTGGGCATCTTCGCGGAACTGGGGTATTATAAGGCGACGACGGCGCTCGTGGCCAAGGCGGCGGGAGTCACCCAGCCGTACGTGTTTCATTTTTTCAAGAACAAGGAAGAGCTCTTCATGGCCGTCATCGAACGGGCGATGAACCGGATCTACGACACCTTCGCCGAGGTGGAAGCACCCGCCGACCAGCTCTCCGAGTCGATGGGGGATGCGTTCATGCGCATCCTGGAGACCCACCGCGACGAGACGCTGATGGTGATGCAGGCGTACGTCATTGCCGAACCGGAGATCCGTGCTTACGTTCGCAGCAGATTCGCCTTCATCCACGATACGCTGAAGGCCAAGTATGAGAGGGCCGGTCTCCCTCCAGGAGAAGCCGGAGCGGCAGCCTCGCAGTTTATCGGCATGGGGCTGCTCATCACCCTCTCCCAGGTGCTGGAGCTGCCGGATATCGTCTGCTTCAAAGACGAGAGCAGCTGA
- a CDS encoding PAS domain S-box protein: MGELDVFTHQTLFEHMYKNAPIGIAFLTPEGRWISCNPAVCRILGYSEQELRTLTPDRLRVEGESDLEEPLLDELLDGKRTSFEIEKKYLHQSGRLVWTSLHVSLAREEASGEPMFFIKQIIDITASKLAEIKLQESIERYTSLKKYNHDAIISVGLDGNIINGNRMVQQLTGYTIEELAGTSIARLIGRENLERILADTLDYTAVEQSIQVLQHKNGGTTEVLATLAPIIIHNKTTGFYIIAKDMTEQKRLLIEKEAAEKTNKAKSEFLAMMSHEIRTPMNGVIGMTDLLFETRLDMEQREYVQIIKNSGHTLLSIINDILDFSKLESGRSELIEEPCNIRAILSETISLILPKALQKNLEIKTSVSPDIPHLVLGDQMKLKQVLMNLLSNAIKYTPNGAVSIVVHCNKREKDKVRLQFEVRDTGLGVPKEKVAHLFEPFYQVDHFMTRNAEGTGLGLAICRKLVQLMDGSIWYEAGLDQHGSTFLFTAEFRTHPEALADDADGGDHELDGGRIRILIAEDNDINTLVLKRVIEKLGYSVTVVSNGAEAVDAAKRHAYDLIFMDVQMPLMNGLEATKAIKAMSAEGSCPYIVAVTAHAIKGDREKYLAAGMDEYISKPISMDAVSGIIEQFLALRKAP; this comes from the coding sequence ATGGGCGAATTGGATGTGTTTACCCACCAGACGTTATTTGAACATATGTATAAAAATGCTCCGATCGGTATAGCATTCCTGACGCCGGAGGGACGGTGGATCAGCTGCAATCCTGCGGTATGCCGGATTCTGGGATACTCGGAGCAGGAATTGAGGACGCTTACGCCGGATCGGCTCCGGGTCGAGGGGGAATCGGATCTGGAGGAGCCGCTCCTGGACGAGCTGCTGGACGGGAAGCGGACTTCGTTTGAGATCGAGAAAAAGTACCTGCATCAAAGCGGCCGGCTCGTCTGGACCTCACTGCACGTCAGTCTGGCCCGCGAGGAAGCGAGCGGGGAGCCGATGTTCTTTATTAAGCAGATCATCGATATAACGGCAAGCAAGCTTGCGGAGATCAAGCTGCAGGAGAGCATCGAACGGTATACTTCCCTCAAAAAGTACAACCACGACGCCATCATCTCGGTCGGGCTCGACGGGAACATCATCAATGGCAACCGGATGGTGCAGCAGCTCACGGGCTATACCATCGAAGAGCTCGCCGGCACGAGTATCGCCCGTCTCATCGGCAGGGAGAACCTGGAACGGATCCTGGCGGATACGCTGGATTACACGGCGGTCGAACAGTCGATCCAGGTTCTTCAGCACAAGAACGGGGGGACGACGGAGGTGCTGGCTACGCTGGCGCCGATTATTATTCATAACAAGACCACAGGCTTTTATATCATTGCCAAGGATATGACGGAGCAGAAGCGGCTGCTGATCGAGAAAGAGGCTGCGGAGAAGACGAACAAGGCCAAGAGCGAATTCCTGGCGATGATGAGTCATGAGATCCGCACCCCGATGAACGGGGTGATCGGTATGACGGACCTGCTCTTCGAGACGCGGCTGGACATGGAGCAGCGGGAATACGTACAGATCATCAAGAACAGCGGGCATACGCTGCTGAGTATTATTAACGATATCCTGGACTTCTCGAAGCTGGAATCCGGAAGGTCCGAGCTGATTGAAGAGCCATGCAACATTCGGGCGATCCTGTCGGAGACGATCTCGCTGATTCTGCCTAAGGCCCTGCAGAAGAACCTGGAGATCAAGACTTCGGTTTCTCCCGACATTCCCCACCTGGTGCTCGGGGACCAAATGAAGCTGAAGCAGGTGCTGATGAATCTGCTCAGCAACGCGATCAAATATACGCCGAACGGTGCGGTTTCGATCGTTGTACACTGCAATAAAAGGGAAAAGGATAAGGTGCGTCTTCAGTTCGAGGTGCGCGACACGGGGCTCGGCGTGCCGAAGGAGAAGGTCGCCCATTTGTTCGAGCCCTTCTACCAGGTGGATCATTTCATGACCCGCAATGCGGAAGGAACGGGACTCGGACTTGCGATCTGCCGGAAGCTGGTGCAGCTCATGGACGGCAGCATCTGGTATGAAGCCGGCCTGGATCAGCACGGCTCCACATTCCTGTTCACGGCGGAGTTCCGGACCCACCCGGAGGCGCTTGCGGATGATGCGGACGGAGGGGATCATGAGCTGGACGGCGGCAGGATCCGGATTCTGATCGCCGAAGATAACGACATCAACACGCTGGTGCTCAAGAGGGTGATCGAGAAGCTGGGCTATTCCGTGACGGTGGTATCCAATGGAGCCGAAGCCGTCGACGCCGCCAAACGGCATGCCTATGACCTGATTTTCATGGATGTCCAGATGCCGCTGATGAACGGGCTGGAAGCGACGAAGGCGATCAAGGCCATGTCTGCGGAGGGGAGCTGCCCTTATATTGTGGCGGTGACCGCCCACGCGATCAAGGGGGACCGTGAGAAGTATCTGGCGGCGGGTATGGATGAGTATATCAGCAAGCCGATCAGCATGGATGCGGTGTCCGGGATTATCGAGCAGTTCCTGGCTCTGCGGAAAGCGCCCTGA
- a CDS encoding NUDIX domain-containing protein, translated as MEVKFCMSCGAALEDRDVDGTIRRACTKCSFVHWGNYSIGVGALIARDHRYLLVRRAQEPGKGYWTNPGGYIEQLEAIGETIRREVKEEAGVDAVVRRVVALRDQPRAIHNVYIAFEMEYVGGEPKPDGTEVDAAGFYTLEEIASMNVAPFTRWLLHAAANAGSHGLHADEEPAVPLAGYGLFRA; from the coding sequence ATGGAAGTGAAGTTTTGCATGAGCTGCGGAGCGGCTCTCGAAGACCGGGACGTGGACGGAACGATCAGACGGGCCTGTACGAAGTGCAGCTTCGTTCACTGGGGGAACTACAGCATCGGGGTCGGGGCCCTGATCGCCAGAGATCATAGGTACCTGCTTGTGAGGCGGGCACAGGAGCCGGGCAAGGGCTACTGGACGAACCCGGGAGGCTATATCGAGCAGCTCGAGGCCATCGGGGAGACGATCCGGCGTGAAGTGAAGGAAGAGGCGGGGGTGGACGCCGTGGTCCGCCGGGTAGTGGCGCTGCGGGACCAGCCGAGGGCGATCCACAACGTATACATCGCCTTCGAGATGGAATACGTGGGCGGAGAGCCCAAGCCGGACGGTACCGAGGTGGATGCGGCCGGATTCTACACGCTTGAGGAGATCGCGTCGATGAACGTCGCCCCATTCACCCGCTGGCTGCTTCATGCGGCGGCGAATGCCGGCAGCCACGGGCTGCATGCCGACGAAGAGCCCGCCGTGCCGCTTGCCGGCTACGGGTTGTTCCGTGCCTGA
- a CDS encoding VOC family protein, with amino-acid sequence MLHHVEVNVSNLAESEAFWGWLLRRLGYTPYQRWEQGFSFRHGHTYLVFVQTGERFLVPPYHRCRVGLNHLAFYARSKEQVDELTLELKERGCSLLYPDRHPYAGGPGHYAVFFEDPNRIKVEVVASSVTGEFESSKS; translated from the coding sequence CTGCTGCATCATGTGGAGGTCAACGTATCGAATTTGGCGGAGTCCGAGGCGTTCTGGGGCTGGCTCCTCCGCCGCCTGGGGTATACGCCCTATCAGCGGTGGGAGCAGGGCTTCAGCTTCCGGCACGGTCACACCTATCTCGTCTTCGTCCAGACGGGAGAGCGGTTCCTGGTCCCGCCGTATCACCGGTGCCGGGTGGGTCTGAATCACCTGGCCTTCTATGCCCGGTCGAAAGAGCAGGTCGATGAACTGACGCTTGAACTAAAGGAGCGAGGGTGCTCCCTCCTCTATCCGGACCGGCATCCGTACGCCGGCGGCCCCGGCCATTATGCCGTGTTCTTCGAAGATCCGAACCGGATCAAAGTGGAGGTCGTCGCCTCTTCTGTCACTGGAGAGTTTGAGAGCTCGAAATCTTAA
- a CDS encoding vWA domain-containing protein: MYPQQRVTVKVTDGGQPVGDASVTLQPSGGGQAVWAARTNNRGEAELFVGAFGPLPKDTYTVAVASGQTSRKLEAVQLQYRTELAVELAGAAAKPAGTADLMLVVDTTGSMADELDYLTAELVNVVERVKSQDAGAPLEMRVSVNFYRDHGDDYVLRPFPFTTDVKEAAGRLGEQSARGGGDTPEAVEEALADALLNHQWSETARARLLFLVLDAPPHGTENVVAKMGELARKAAEMGVRIIPVASSGVDTNTEFLMRSLAAFSGGTYVFLTNHSGIGGHHADPVVGDYKVEFLNDLMVRVISDYTKQQ, translated from the coding sequence ATGTATCCGCAGCAGCGGGTCACAGTCAAGGTGACGGACGGCGGGCAGCCGGTAGGCGATGCTTCGGTCACTCTGCAGCCGTCGGGCGGAGGGCAGGCGGTCTGGGCCGCGCGGACGAACAACAGGGGGGAGGCGGAGCTGTTCGTCGGCGCGTTCGGGCCGCTTCCCAAGGACACGTACACGGTAGCGGTGGCCAGCGGGCAGACGAGCCGGAAGCTGGAAGCGGTCCAGCTGCAGTACCGTACGGAGCTGGCGGTTGAGCTGGCAGGGGCCGCGGCGAAACCGGCGGGGACGGCGGACCTGATGCTGGTCGTGGATACGACCGGCTCCATGGCTGACGAGCTGGATTATTTGACCGCGGAGCTGGTGAATGTCGTGGAGCGGGTCAAATCGCAGGATGCGGGGGCGCCGCTGGAGATGCGGGTTTCGGTCAATTTTTACCGGGATCATGGGGATGATTATGTGCTCCGCCCGTTCCCTTTCACGACGGATGTGAAAGAGGCGGCGGGTCGGCTGGGTGAGCAGTCGGCACGGGGCGGGGGCGATACGCCGGAGGCGGTCGAGGAAGCCTTGGCGGATGCGCTGCTGAACCACCAGTGGAGTGAAACGGCGAGGGCGCGGCTGCTCTTCCTGGTGCTGGACGCCCCGCCGCACGGCACGGAGAACGTCGTCGCGAAGATGGGGGAGCTTGCCCGGAAGGCTGCCGAGATGGGGGTGAGGATCATTCCGGTCGCTTCGAGCGGCGTGGATACGAATACCGAATTCCTGATGCGGTCCCTTGCCGCCTTCAGCGGAGGCACCTACGTCTTCCTGACCAACCACAGCGGGATCGGAGGCCATCATGCCGACCCGGTAGTCGGGGACTACAAGGTGGAGTTCCTGAACGATCTCATGGTACGGGTCATCAGCGACTATACAAAGCAGCAGTAA
- a CDS encoding trans-sulfuration enzyme family protein — translation MVSEGVPQDDRQTLLHGGDEQEAFGHAAVPPIYQTAPFAYDTFEAYAEAERRDQEQYVYWRGTNPTVELAERKLAELAGGEACKCFSSGMAAITAALLSSLAAGDHVVAVGQVYESTAALLKHLAKWGVSHTVTAGCSIREIEQALQEHTKVIYMESPCSMTFRLTDVPEVVRLARSRGLRTLIDNTWATPLFQKPLEHGVDLVIEAASKYLGGHNDLLAGAVIGSQADLKKMFSKEFELFGAALAPFEAWLLSRGLRTLPLRMKGHQEGGLAVARALEGHPLIARVNHPGLPSHPDYELGTRVLKGYSGVFSIELKDARFERVAEVINRMKRFEIAPSWGGYQSQVVSPNYGYNLKALEQERLSPGLIRLAVGLEPPEELIADLEEALR, via the coding sequence TTGGTTTCGGAGGGAGTGCCGCAGGACGACCGGCAGACGCTCCTGCACGGGGGCGATGAACAGGAAGCCTTCGGGCATGCGGCCGTACCGCCCATCTATCAAACCGCCCCATTCGCATATGACACCTTTGAGGCTTATGCGGAGGCGGAGCGGCGCGATCAGGAGCAGTATGTTTATTGGCGGGGGACCAACCCCACGGTGGAACTGGCCGAACGGAAGCTTGCGGAGCTGGCGGGGGGCGAAGCTTGCAAATGCTTCAGCTCCGGCATGGCGGCGATCACGGCGGCCCTGCTGTCCTCTCTGGCTGCAGGGGACCATGTCGTCGCCGTCGGGCAGGTGTACGAATCGACGGCGGCGCTGCTGAAGCACCTCGCCAAATGGGGCGTCTCGCACACGGTGACGGCAGGCTGTTCCATCCGGGAGATTGAGCAGGCGCTGCAGGAGCACACGAAGGTCATCTACATGGAGAGTCCGTGCTCCATGACCTTCCGGCTGACGGATGTGCCGGAAGTCGTTCGGCTGGCGCGGAGCCGCGGACTGCGCACCCTGATCGACAATACCTGGGCCACGCCGTTGTTCCAGAAGCCGCTCGAGCATGGCGTGGATCTCGTCATTGAAGCCGCCTCCAAATACCTGGGCGGGCATAACGACCTGCTCGCGGGAGCCGTGATCGGTTCGCAGGCGGACTTGAAGAAGATGTTCTCCAAGGAATTTGAGCTGTTTGGGGCGGCGCTGGCGCCCTTCGAGGCTTGGCTGCTGAGCCGCGGACTGCGTACGCTGCCGCTGCGGATGAAGGGGCACCAAGAGGGCGGACTTGCCGTCGCACGGGCACTTGAAGGCCATCCGTTGATAGCCCGCGTCAATCACCCGGGGCTGCCCTCGCACCCTGACTATGAGCTGGGAACACGGGTGCTCAAGGGCTATTCCGGCGTGTTCAGCATCGAGCTGAAGGATGCCCGGTTCGAGCGGGTGGCGGAGGTGATCAACCGGATGAAACGGTTTGAGATCGCCCCCTCGTGGGGCGGGTACCAGAGCCAGGTCGTGTCTCCGAATTACGGCTACAACCTGAAGGCATTGGAGCAGGAAAGGCTGTCTCCGGGGCTGATCCGGCTTGCTGTCGGCCTCGAGCCTCCCGAAGAGCTGATTGCTGATCTGGAGGAAGCACTGCGGTAA